The following nucleotide sequence is from Bacteroidota bacterium.
GATGAGAAAGAAGAACTTCAAGCTCTTCTGATGAAATACGTCCTGGAAGCAAGGCGAGAAGAGATTCATCAAAAATATCTTTACTCAAAAAAACAACTCCAACATGGCATCCTAAAGTTTTCGGACAAAATTGAAGATTTACGTAAAGAACTTGAATAATGATGAAAGTATCTTTCGACCCTGCCTTTAAGAGAGCTTTCCGAAAGCGAATTGCTGCTTCTGAAAAACTGAAGCAACATTTTTTTGAACTATTAAACATATTCATGATTGACCCTTTCGATGCAAAGCTCCGAACTC
It contains:
- a CDS encoding type II toxin-antitoxin system mRNA interferase toxin, RelE/StbE family codes for the protein MKVSFDPAFKRAFRKRIAASEKLKQHFFELLNIFMIDPFDAKLRTHKLSGKLDGLYSFRVDYDVRVVFYFADKDKIVFLDIGTHDEVY